The window CACAGCCGCACCCGCAGGTCGGCGCCGAGGTGGATCAGGATCCGGGTACGCCATGCCCAGCGGACCGTGTCGGCCAGCCACTTGTCCGCCGGCCGACCCTGGTCGCTGATGCCGAACCGGCCGGCGATGATCGGCTCGTAGCTGCTCGGCCCGGCGACGGCGTCGGCCGGCACCTCCTCCGGCTCCATGGTCAGGTCGAGGACCTGTTCCTTCTCACCCCGGAACATGGCCAGCACCCGGTGCGACGGCAGCTTGGTGAACGGTTCGGCGAAGTCGAAGTAGTCGGCGAACTTGGCGCCCTCGTTCTGGCGTCCCTCGCGTACCCGGGAGGTGAGCCGGCCCCGCGACCACATCCGCTCCCGCAGCCCACCGATCAGGTCGGCGTCCTCGGCGAAGCGTTCCACCAGGATCGCCCGCGCGCCGTCGAGCGCCGCCGCCGCGTCGGCCACCCCCTTGCCGGCGTCGACGTAGCCGCCGGCCGCGGTCCGCGGGTCCTGGGTCGGGTCGCCGAGCAGCAGATCGGCCAGCGGCTCCAGACCCGCCTCGCGGGCGATCTGCGCCTTGGTCCGCCGCTTCGGCTTGTACGGCAGGTAGATGTCCTCCAGCCGGGCCTTCGAGTCGGCCGCCATGATCTGCGCGGTCAGCGCCTCGTCGAGCTTGCCCTGGCTGCGGATCGACTCCAGGATCGCGTCACGGCGCTCATCCAGTTCGCGCAGGTAACGCAGCCGCTCCTCCAAGGTACGCAGCTGCGCGTCGTCGAGCATTCCGGTGGCTTCCTTACGGTACCGGGCGATGAACGGCACTGTCGCGCCGCCGTCGAGCAGTTCGACGGCGGACGCCACCTGCCCGGCCCGTACTCCCAGTTCTTCGGCGATCCGCTGATCAATCGCTGTGGTCACGTCGCGTGCCCCGCTCCAACTCCCCGGCTGCCGGCGGCGGTGCTCCCGCCCGGCCCGATGCCTGTGGCCCGGCACCCGTCGTGTGGCCGGTGCCGGGGACCACGGTGGGTGGTCCGGGAAGCATTCTGCCGGCTACCGGCGGCCGGTGTCGCGCCACCACGCGACCCGGTCGACGGCGCAGGTCACCAGGCGATCGACGTGTCCCGCTGCGGCCACAGCCGCACCGCCAGCCGGGACCGTGGAACCGGGTGGTTGATCGCTTCGACCACCGCCGTCAGCTGCGGGTCGAGCCGGCTCGCGGTGGCCGTCAGTTGGCGACGCACCGTCGCCCCGTACATGGTCACGAACCAGCCTTCGGTGCCGGTGGCGCGGACGATCTGGGCCAGCGCGGCGGTCCGGGCGTCAACCGCGACGACTCGGCCGAGGGCGTGGCCGAGGCGGACCCGGGGGCCGGCCGCCCGGACCGGATCCATCGCCGGGAACCGGGTCGTCATCCGGCGGGTCACCGGATGGCGGACCAGTTCGGTCCGTAGCACGCCGATCGTCTCCAGGTCCTCGGCGACCACCCCGGGCAGCCCTGGTCGCATCAACGCGATCCAGTCCGGCACCGGTTGGCGTTGTTCCAGCCGCAGCT is drawn from Micromonospora sp. Llam0 and contains these coding sequences:
- a CDS encoding GPP34 family phosphoprotein is translated as MRRARTPTELTLTEEFFLVALDDSTGRPIVGRDLLGAGLAGTAIVTLILAGRAEIRDDLLVPVDGQPLGDPVADPLLAELRLEQRQPVPDWIALMRPGLPGVVAEDLETIGVLRTELVRHPVTRRMTTRFPAMDPVRAAGPRVRLGHALGRVVAVDARTAALAQIVRATGTEGWFVTMYGATVRRQLTATASRLDPQLTAVVEAINHPVPRSRLAVRLWPQRDTSIAW